One stretch of Halobacillus litoralis DNA includes these proteins:
- the secG gene encoding preprotein translocase subunit SecG: METLAITLLTINTIAMIVLVLLQSGKSAGLSGAISGGAEQLFGKQKARGIDAVLHKATVVTGVLFFVLAFLTAYVLG, translated from the coding sequence ATGGAAACACTTGCGATTACTTTATTAACCATCAATACGATTGCAATGATCGTCCTTGTACTATTGCAATCTGGAAAAAGTGCCGGTCTTTCAGGAGCGATTTCTGGCGGAGCGGAACAACTATTTGGGAAGCAGAAAGCGCGGGGAATTGACGCAGTGTTGCACAAAGCAACGGTAGTAACAGGCGTTCTTTTCTTTGTATTAGCTTTCTTAACTGCATATGTCCTCGGTTAA
- a CDS encoding Thoeris anti-defense Tad2 family protein, which produces MNFMQAVQLLDEGHALERHTWKNSGYIVKDEKGKIVFFDHNEPTFYSLTTEDALASDWEQTNKDQWTIVSVSHDRELMQGKLFVSYHICSENKGSIMNNHLVEEDELSQWARFVNLDLANSARYLNEQDVATVQNTISA; this is translated from the coding sequence ATGAACTTTATGCAAGCCGTACAGCTACTAGATGAAGGTCATGCTTTGGAACGTCATACATGGAAGAATTCCGGATATATTGTAAAAGATGAAAAAGGTAAGATTGTTTTCTTTGATCATAATGAACCAACTTTTTACTCTTTAACCACAGAGGATGCTCTCGCTTCTGATTGGGAACAAACAAATAAAGATCAATGGACGATTGTTTCTGTCTCTCATGATCGCGAATTGATGCAGGGGAAACTTTTTGTTTCTTATCACATTTGCTCTGAAAACAAAGGCAGCATCATGAACAATCACCTGGTGGAAGAAGATGAATTATCTCAATGGGCCCGTTTCGTAAATCTGGACCTTGCTAATTCCGCACGGTACTTGAATGAGCAGGATGTAGCCACTGTTCAAAATACAATTAGTGCATAA
- a CDS encoding YpjP family protein, with the protein MKPLMRKVFVVLISVMTLGLYVPPMQIDTDAADKKELSADRHVQESPHDTKTEEFEITPPSSVEPLTTDDWIETITEQAKTQTLTKLGPRIIEKVDEDMTTTILPKIEEVMGEILTSADENEVPYYEISEDPSPGYGERIFNIHNKHTDEEVARFHVRRDKRPGEGYWFNFHYHLQEDNFMKHHELGEIYWEKNTPPKWMS; encoded by the coding sequence ATGAAGCCGCTAATGAGAAAAGTATTTGTTGTACTTATATCTGTCATGACTCTAGGCCTTTACGTACCACCAATGCAGATCGATACCGATGCAGCTGATAAAAAAGAGCTGTCGGCCGATCGCCATGTTCAAGAATCACCTCATGATACAAAGACTGAAGAATTTGAAATCACGCCTCCATCATCTGTAGAGCCTTTGACCACGGATGATTGGATTGAAACCATAACAGAGCAAGCCAAAACACAGACCCTTACAAAGCTAGGGCCACGAATTATTGAAAAAGTAGATGAAGACATGACGACAACGATTCTACCGAAGATTGAAGAGGTTATGGGAGAGATTCTTACATCTGCTGATGAAAACGAAGTCCCTTATTATGAAATTTCTGAAGATCCGTCTCCTGGATACGGAGAAAGAATTTTTAATATCCATAACAAACATACAGATGAAGAAGTCGCTCGTTTTCATGTCCGCAGGGATAAGCGGCCTGGTGAAGGGTACTGGTTTAACTTCCATTACCATTTGCAAGAGGACAACTTCATGAAACACCATGAACTTGGCGAGATTTACTGGGAAAAAAACACGCCCCCGAAATGGATGTCTTAA
- the smpB gene encoding SsrA-binding protein SmpB, protein MPRGHGKTLAQNKKARHDFAIEETFEAGIVLQGTEIKSIRNGRLNLKDSFARIHKGEVYLHNMHISPYEQGNIYNHEPTRARKLLLHRKEINQLIGQTQQKGYSLVPLKVYIKNGVAKVLVGVGRGKKKYDKREDLKRKQQKREIDRAIKDSLR, encoded by the coding sequence ATGCCAAGAGGACATGGAAAAACATTAGCTCAAAATAAAAAAGCCCGTCACGATTTCGCCATAGAAGAAACGTTTGAAGCAGGAATCGTCTTACAGGGGACAGAAATCAAATCGATCCGTAATGGACGTTTGAACTTGAAAGACAGCTTTGCCCGTATCCATAAAGGGGAAGTGTATTTGCACAACATGCACATTTCTCCATATGAGCAGGGGAATATCTACAACCATGAACCGACACGGGCCCGTAAGCTGTTGCTGCACCGAAAAGAAATCAATCAGCTGATCGGTCAAACCCAGCAAAAAGGTTATTCTTTAGTACCATTGAAAGTGTATATTAAAAATGGTGTGGCTAAAGTGCTTGTTGGAGTTGGTCGAGGCAAGAAGAAATATGATAAACGAGAAGACTTGAAGCGTAAACAGCAGAAGCGTGAGATCGACCGAGCAATCAAGGACAGCCTTCGCTAA
- a CDS encoding DeoR/GlpR family DNA-binding transcription regulator, giving the protein MLTPERQQLILKTVKNNHTAKIKRLVEVTGASESTIRRDLDQLEEQGLLRRVHGGASLPSSASEEPTMGEKITKFHSEKQAIAQFAASLVQDGDCIFIDAGSTTYEMIPLLKEKNIIVVTNGLSHLDALNTHHIKTYILGGLVKHQTGAVVGAGAIQNLQQYRFDQCFMGANGVTIDDGYTTPDPEEAAIKQMTLNLSKNRYVLVDHSKFENVSFMKFSDLSEAEIITNYNGTAIDDYRKKTNIKVVTT; this is encoded by the coding sequence ATGCTTACACCAGAACGCCAACAACTCATACTAAAAACTGTCAAAAACAATCATACAGCAAAAATTAAACGTTTAGTCGAAGTGACAGGGGCCTCAGAATCAACAATCCGCCGTGATCTGGACCAGCTGGAGGAACAAGGTCTTTTAAGACGCGTCCATGGGGGTGCATCGCTACCAAGCTCAGCAAGTGAAGAACCAACCATGGGTGAAAAAATCACGAAGTTCCACAGTGAAAAGCAGGCAATCGCTCAATTCGCAGCCTCTCTCGTCCAAGATGGGGATTGTATTTTCATCGATGCTGGATCAACGACTTATGAGATGATTCCACTCCTTAAAGAGAAAAATATCATCGTTGTAACGAATGGATTAAGTCATCTGGATGCCTTAAACACTCACCATATCAAAACCTACATCCTAGGTGGACTGGTCAAACACCAGACAGGAGCAGTCGTCGGTGCCGGTGCGATTCAAAACTTACAACAATACCGCTTTGATCAATGCTTTATGGGTGCAAACGGAGTCACAATAGATGATGGATACACAACACCGGATCCCGAAGAAGCTGCAATCAAACAAATGACATTGAATTTATCGAAGAATCGTTACGTACTTGTCGATCATTCCAAATTTGAAAATGTTTCTTTCATGAAATTTTCTGATCTATCGGAAGCAGAAATCATTACAAACTACAACGGAACAGCTATTGATGACTATCGTAAGAAAACGAATATAAAGGTTGTGACAACATGA
- a CDS encoding PTS fructose transporter subunit IIABC, producing MKITDLLTKETIVLNMSASSKPEAIDELVGQLDRAGKLNDRDDFKQAIEAREQQSTTGIGEGIAIPHAKTSAVKDPAIAFGRSQDGLDYESLDGQPTNLFFMIAASEGANNTHLETLSRLSSFLMDNKFRQQLEEAKTEADVIEAINAKEAEEDEEETEEQNTGKILAVTACPTGIAHTYMAADKLKATAKEMGVNIKVQTNGSSGVKNRLTSEDIAEADAIIVAADTKVEMEPFQGKPVIEVPVAKAIHEPKELIEKATKKDAPVYQGTGEKKEGSQDKGQRTGFYKHLMNGVSNMLPFVVGGGILIAISFFWGINSADPTHEEYNRFAEMLNIIGGGNAFYLLVPVLAGFIASSIADRPGFAPGMVGGLIAITQTANENASNGSGFLGGLIAGFLAGYLTLLVKKWLEGLPAILDGMKTVLFYPVITIFATGMIMLLINPALTSVYTALFGFLENMSGSNLALLGLIVGGMMAVDMGGPINKAAYTFGIAALDAGNYTFIAAAMAGGMVPPLAMGLATTIFKNKFTKQERETGKAAYPLGAFFITEGAIPFAAADPARVIPSMVAGSALTGMLTMLFGIGLRAPHGGIIVAPLVEGGFMQILLYLVAIIAGTILAAIVVGFLKKDLQKA from the coding sequence ATGAAAATTACAGATTTACTGACGAAAGAAACCATCGTATTGAATATGTCTGCCTCTTCCAAGCCAGAGGCAATCGATGAGCTTGTCGGTCAACTGGATCGTGCCGGTAAGCTGAATGATCGCGATGATTTCAAGCAAGCCATTGAGGCACGTGAACAACAAAGTACCACAGGGATTGGCGAAGGAATCGCCATCCCGCACGCAAAAACTTCTGCTGTAAAGGATCCTGCCATCGCTTTCGGAAGATCGCAGGATGGATTAGATTATGAATCCCTAGATGGACAGCCGACAAACCTATTTTTCATGATCGCAGCTTCTGAAGGCGCTAACAACACGCATTTAGAAACACTGTCCCGCCTTTCTTCCTTTTTAATGGATAACAAATTCCGCCAGCAGTTGGAAGAAGCAAAGACAGAAGCTGACGTAATTGAAGCGATTAATGCTAAAGAAGCGGAAGAAGATGAAGAAGAAACGGAAGAACAAAACACTGGTAAGATTCTTGCGGTTACTGCGTGTCCTACCGGAATTGCCCATACGTATATGGCAGCAGATAAACTAAAAGCGACAGCGAAAGAGATGGGTGTGAACATAAAAGTTCAAACCAATGGTTCAAGCGGAGTCAAAAACCGACTGACAAGTGAAGACATTGCCGAGGCAGATGCAATCATCGTTGCCGCGGATACAAAAGTTGAAATGGAACCTTTCCAAGGGAAGCCGGTCATTGAAGTACCTGTCGCTAAAGCAATTCATGAACCAAAAGAATTGATCGAAAAAGCAACCAAAAAGGATGCGCCTGTCTATCAAGGCACTGGTGAGAAAAAGGAAGGTTCTCAGGATAAAGGGCAGCGCACAGGTTTTTACAAACATCTGATGAATGGTGTATCAAACATGCTGCCTTTCGTCGTTGGTGGAGGAATTTTAATTGCGATTTCCTTCTTCTGGGGTATCAATTCTGCGGATCCAACACACGAGGAATACAACCGCTTCGCAGAAATGTTGAACATCATAGGTGGCGGAAATGCCTTCTACCTACTCGTTCCAGTCCTTGCAGGTTTTATTGCTTCAAGTATCGCAGACAGACCAGGTTTTGCACCGGGAATGGTTGGTGGACTGATTGCTATTACACAAACGGCCAATGAAAATGCATCGAACGGTTCTGGATTCCTTGGTGGATTAATTGCAGGTTTCTTAGCCGGTTATTTAACGTTACTCGTTAAAAAATGGCTAGAAGGTTTACCAGCTATATTAGATGGTATGAAGACCGTGCTCTTCTATCCTGTCATTACAATCTTCGCCACCGGTATGATTATGTTACTGATTAACCCAGCACTGACAAGCGTTTATACAGCGTTATTTGGATTTCTTGAAAACATGAGTGGATCAAACCTTGCTCTCCTCGGCCTGATTGTCGGTGGCATGATGGCTGTCGATATGGGAGGTCCAATAAACAAGGCGGCCTACACATTCGGTATTGCAGCTCTTGATGCAGGGAACTATACATTTATAGCAGCTGCGATGGCTGGCGGCATGGTTCCCCCTCTTGCAATGGGCTTAGCCACGACTATTTTCAAAAATAAATTCACGAAACAAGAGCGCGAAACAGGGAAAGCCGCTTATCCACTTGGAGCTTTCTTCATCACAGAAGGAGCCATTCCTTTCGCAGCAGCTGACCCGGCCCGTGTGATACCTTCTATGGTCGCAGGTAGTGCATTGACAGGTATGCTGACAATGTTATTCGGAATCGGTCTACGCGCCCCGCACGGCGGTATTATCGTTGCACCGCTCGTAGAAGGTGGATTCATGCAAATCCTCCTTTATCTAGTGGCAATCATTGCCGGTACAATTCTTGCAGCAATTGTTGTAGGATTCTTGAAAAAAGACCTCCAAAAGGCTTAA
- the rnr gene encoding ribonuclease R — MSIELKQQILDFFKETASKPLSVQELEDTLELGSSDEFKDLMKALNELEEEGELVRTRKNRFGLPEKMNLIRGRIQMHAKGFAFLIPDEEDKDDVYIHHSDLHSAMNNDKVLVRIEKRKEDGTRPEGTVIRILERATTRVVGTYESSRNFGFVIADDKRIPNDIFIPKSQNNGAIDGHKVIVNITKFPEDRMSAEGEIVEILGHKNDPGIDIISIIYKHGIKVDFPEEVLQQAADTPDEIHPDEIKNRRDLRDEMIVTIDGADAKDLDDAVMVKKLDNGNYKLGVSIADVTYYVKEGSPIDQEARERATSVYLVDRVIPMIPHRLSNGICSLNPQVDRLTLTCEMEINSHGEVVNHEIFQSVIKTNERMTYKDVNSILQDEDPELIKRYEELVPMFRDMEKLASILRGKRMGRGAIDFDFKEAGVVVDEEGKAVDVRLRERSVAERLIEEFMLAANETVAEHFHWMDVPFIHRIHQDPDEDKLQNFFEFVANMGYSVKGTADNVHPQALQKVLEEVKGTQEDMIISKLMLRSMQQAKYDPQGLGHFGLATDFYTHFTSPIRRYPDLIVHRLIRTYLVEEKLDYKTRKHWKDQMPEIARHSSEMERAAVDAERETDDLKKAEFMQDKIGEEYEGVISSVTSFGMFVELPNTVEGLVHVSTLTDDYYHYHEKQYAMIGERTGNVYRIGDEVTIKVTNVNIEERVVDFEIDGMKPRKERKRPERPKQIKSKGPDRKKDKKKNKQKGNKPFYRNKGVPKKGSKKKK, encoded by the coding sequence TTGAGTATAGAATTGAAACAGCAAATTTTAGACTTTTTCAAAGAAACAGCATCAAAACCACTATCTGTACAAGAGCTTGAAGATACGTTGGAACTTGGGAGTTCTGATGAATTCAAGGACCTCATGAAGGCATTGAATGAGCTTGAGGAAGAGGGAGAGCTTGTCCGGACGCGTAAAAACCGCTTTGGTCTTCCGGAAAAAATGAACCTGATTCGTGGGCGTATTCAAATGCATGCGAAAGGGTTCGCTTTTCTGATTCCTGATGAGGAGGATAAGGATGATGTGTATATTCATCATTCCGATCTTCATTCAGCCATGAACAATGATAAAGTCCTCGTTCGTATTGAGAAACGGAAAGAGGATGGGACGCGGCCGGAAGGTACAGTTATCCGTATTTTGGAAAGAGCTACGACGCGTGTCGTTGGAACATACGAATCCAGCCGCAATTTCGGTTTTGTTATTGCCGATGATAAGCGGATTCCAAATGATATCTTTATTCCGAAGAGCCAGAATAACGGGGCGATTGATGGACATAAAGTCATTGTTAATATTACGAAGTTCCCTGAAGATAGAATGAGTGCTGAAGGGGAAATCGTAGAAATCCTTGGTCATAAAAATGATCCGGGCATTGATATCATCTCCATCATTTATAAACATGGCATTAAAGTGGACTTTCCTGAGGAAGTATTGCAGCAAGCGGCAGACACGCCGGATGAAATTCACCCAGACGAAATCAAGAACCGCCGCGATCTGCGTGATGAAATGATCGTGACAATCGATGGAGCAGACGCTAAGGACCTTGATGATGCCGTCATGGTCAAAAAGCTTGATAATGGAAACTATAAGCTCGGCGTTTCCATTGCCGACGTCACCTATTATGTGAAAGAAGGCTCTCCTATTGATCAGGAAGCGAGAGAACGTGCAACGAGTGTGTATTTAGTGGATCGTGTGATTCCGATGATTCCGCACCGTTTATCCAATGGGATCTGTTCCTTGAATCCTCAAGTGGATCGACTGACATTGACCTGTGAAATGGAAATCAACAGCCATGGAGAAGTCGTGAACCACGAAATATTCCAAAGTGTCATTAAGACTAATGAACGAATGACCTATAAAGATGTGAACAGCATTCTACAGGACGAAGATCCTGAATTGATTAAAAGATATGAAGAACTTGTGCCGATGTTCAGAGATATGGAGAAGCTTGCAAGTATCTTAAGAGGAAAAAGAATGGGGCGCGGCGCCATTGATTTTGACTTTAAAGAAGCTGGCGTTGTCGTTGATGAAGAAGGTAAAGCAGTCGACGTCCGCTTGCGTGAGCGTTCTGTCGCCGAACGTTTAATTGAAGAATTTATGTTGGCTGCGAACGAAACCGTAGCGGAGCATTTCCACTGGATGGATGTTCCGTTCATTCACCGTATCCACCAGGACCCGGATGAAGATAAGCTTCAGAACTTTTTCGAATTTGTTGCCAATATGGGGTATTCAGTTAAAGGAACGGCGGACAATGTTCATCCGCAGGCTTTGCAGAAGGTGTTAGAAGAAGTGAAGGGTACACAGGAAGATATGATTATTTCGAAGTTGATGCTGCGTTCCATGCAGCAGGCGAAGTATGACCCTCAAGGTCTCGGTCACTTCGGACTGGCAACAGATTTCTACACACATTTCACGTCTCCAATCAGACGATATCCCGACTTGATCGTCCACCGTCTGATCCGTACTTATTTGGTTGAAGAAAAGTTGGATTATAAGACGCGGAAACACTGGAAAGATCAAATGCCTGAAATCGCCCGCCATTCTTCCGAAATGGAGCGAGCTGCAGTTGATGCCGAACGGGAAACGGATGACCTGAAGAAGGCTGAATTCATGCAGGATAAAATCGGTGAAGAATATGAAGGGGTCATCAGCTCAGTGACCAGTTTCGGAATGTTTGTTGAACTTCCGAATACGGTTGAAGGACTGGTTCACGTGAGTACATTGACTGACGATTATTATCACTATCATGAAAAACAGTATGCCATGATTGGTGAACGTACCGGCAATGTTTACCGTATCGGTGATGAAGTAACCATCAAGGTGACGAACGTCAATATTGAAGAGCGGGTCGTGGATTTCGAAATTGATGGGATGAAACCGAGAAAAGAGCGGAAACGCCCAGAGCGTCCGAAACAGATCAAGTCCAAAGGTCCGGATCGGAAAAAAGATAAAAAGAAAAACAAACAAAAAGGAAACAAACCTTTTTACAGAAACAAAGGCGTCCCTAAAAAAGGAAGCAAAAAGAAAAAATAA
- a CDS encoding GNAT family N-acetyltransferase, whose translation MEQVMNVKPLTIEDYPTLKEMDTGIEDDYVVRIFDRLVTSDSHELFGLFQNGQMLAVGGYSLFGKDKFAMLGRLRSDRRFQLKGNATELLKPVVDQLKKDPRVSWIGANTHLGNLSARRVLEKLGIDQGPIIHYLTLKHPDLLAGHTPGPVWKPVDGLKRKRDLLTGLKENALDTFPYECYYPFPFDEALFTDDYLQACSFF comes from the coding sequence ATGGAACAAGTCATGAATGTAAAACCCTTAACGATTGAAGATTATCCGACCCTCAAAGAAATGGATACAGGGATTGAAGACGACTATGTGGTTCGGATTTTTGACCGACTCGTCACTTCTGACAGTCATGAACTCTTCGGTCTTTTTCAAAATGGACAAATGCTTGCGGTTGGCGGCTACAGCTTATTCGGTAAGGATAAATTCGCTATGCTCGGCCGTCTGAGAAGTGATCGACGTTTTCAATTGAAAGGAAATGCCACGGAACTGCTCAAACCTGTGGTTGATCAATTAAAAAAAGACCCTAGAGTTAGCTGGATCGGCGCGAACACACACCTTGGAAATCTATCTGCACGACGTGTCCTTGAAAAACTCGGGATCGATCAAGGACCAATTATTCACTACCTGACTTTAAAACACCCTGATTTATTGGCAGGACATACGCCAGGTCCTGTATGGAAGCCAGTCGATGGTTTGAAAAGGAAGCGGGACCTGCTGACAGGTTTAAAAGAAAACGCCTTGGATACATTTCCATACGAATGCTACTACCCCTTCCCTTTTGATGAGGCGCTTTTCACCGATGATTATTTGCAGGCATGTTCCTTTTTTTGA
- a CDS encoding arginine deiminase family protein, protein MMNWNPNCWNEYDELKNVVVCTPSVLHVPDQQTATDIRWEKTADSNKMKHCFDHMVEAMSKEGVQVVDYSTYLKEEEKAFHEQLINRVFVRDLACVFGNKVIPGEAGTTMRRPEYFHAHKIFEQWFDEEQYSIHENDKANALENGDVFVLNKDAAFINVGMRSSYESAKALKEKIIPLGFSEVGIIDLPRRGDTMHLDMNFNIAGAGIALAKSYMRYFPVEVLTCTGSSYVMMHEFLKRHGYEIIWTEEVKHTVADINFLNLDPETLLISSKAHKKIFHHERLKKKRLIEVNVDELEAGGGGIRCMTLPIERR, encoded by the coding sequence ATGATGAATTGGAACCCTAATTGCTGGAATGAATACGATGAACTTAAAAATGTGGTTGTATGCACACCTTCCGTTCTCCATGTCCCTGATCAACAAACCGCAACAGATATCCGTTGGGAAAAAACAGCGGATAGCAATAAAATGAAGCACTGTTTTGATCATATGGTCGAGGCTATGAGTAAAGAGGGAGTCCAAGTTGTCGACTATTCCACTTACCTCAAGGAAGAAGAGAAAGCCTTCCATGAACAGTTGATCAATCGCGTTTTTGTAAGAGACCTAGCCTGTGTCTTCGGTAATAAAGTAATCCCGGGTGAAGCGGGGACCACGATGAGAAGACCAGAGTATTTTCATGCCCACAAAATTTTCGAACAGTGGTTTGACGAGGAACAATATTCCATCCATGAAAATGACAAAGCTAATGCGCTTGAGAATGGCGATGTATTTGTTTTAAACAAGGATGCAGCCTTCATTAATGTAGGAATGCGGTCAAGTTACGAGAGCGCAAAAGCATTAAAAGAGAAGATTATTCCTCTCGGTTTTTCTGAGGTTGGTATCATCGACCTGCCTCGGCGCGGAGACACGATGCACTTAGACATGAATTTCAATATTGCAGGAGCAGGAATAGCCTTAGCCAAAAGTTATATGCGCTATTTCCCTGTTGAAGTCTTAACCTGCACAGGATCGTCCTATGTCATGATGCACGAATTTCTTAAGCGACACGGTTATGAAATCATTTGGACAGAGGAAGTAAAGCATACGGTAGCGGATATCAACTTTTTAAACCTAGACCCTGAAACATTGTTGATTAGCTCAAAAGCCCACAAAAAAATCTTCCATCACGAACGCCTGAAAAAGAAACGGCTGATCGAAGTGAATGTGGACGAATTGGAAGCAGGGGGCGGGGGAATCCGATGTATGACTTTACCCATTGAAAGAAGGTAA
- a CDS encoding YqcI/YcgG family protein has protein sequence MLYTKEEIENHANDLDLWQLKAYHQFSNMMTQRENPYPCVPGIQGFMKNMLRFGFVGDPRSDESTDHLAELLTEYGEISRSTGNYASLVIFCDTRKLLDEQTTMDEYEEVFWTLLNVTHTKDPSPWPEDIPKNPEDPAWEFCFNGEPYFAFCATPAHEVRNSRSFPCMLLAFQPRWVFDEINDSTPFGRRIKKVIRKRLEDYDGIPTHPALKWYGQKDNHEWKQYFLKDDESSLSKCPFTALKNKWKTLRP, from the coding sequence ATGTTGTACACCAAAGAAGAAATAGAGAACCACGCAAATGACCTCGACCTTTGGCAACTTAAGGCTTATCATCAATTCTCGAACATGATGACTCAGCGAGAGAACCCTTATCCTTGTGTACCTGGAATACAAGGTTTTATGAAGAACATGTTGCGATTCGGGTTTGTCGGAGATCCACGTTCAGATGAAAGTACAGATCATTTAGCTGAATTATTAACGGAATATGGTGAGATATCCAGATCCACAGGGAACTACGCATCCCTCGTAATCTTTTGCGATACCCGAAAACTTCTGGATGAACAAACGACGATGGACGAATATGAAGAGGTTTTTTGGACTTTACTGAACGTCACACACACGAAAGATCCATCCCCTTGGCCGGAAGACATACCAAAGAACCCTGAGGACCCTGCATGGGAGTTTTGTTTCAATGGTGAACCTTACTTCGCATTTTGTGCGACCCCTGCCCATGAAGTCAGGAACAGTCGAAGCTTCCCTTGTATGTTGCTCGCTTTCCAGCCACGCTGGGTTTTTGATGAAATCAACGATTCGACTCCTTTTGGAAGAAGAATCAAAAAGGTGATTCGCAAGCGGTTAGAGGATTACGATGGTATCCCTACCCACCCTGCCTTAAAATGGTATGGACAAAAAGATAACCATGAGTGGAAACAATACTTCTTGAAAGACGACGAATCATCCCTATCCAAATGTCCCTTTACGGCATTGAAAAACAAATGGAAAACTTTACGCCCCTGA
- the pfkB gene encoding 1-phosphofructokinase, with protein MIYTCTLNPSIDYVMNVEDFEPGGLNRAKETFYYPGGKGINVSRVMNRLGVKTKALGYIGGFTGTFVQQFLDEETIDHAFIQTSQTTRVNVKLKSNMETEINGPGAEITAPLQEKLLEQVRDLSNRDTLVLAGSLPSSLPSDFYITMASICAENGVKVVADTSGEALEQLLGHPLFLLKPNHHELGELFNVEIDTKEKAAQYGRKLIDQGVEHVIVSMGGEGAVYVGRNHEMFANVPKGHVKNSVGAGDSVVSGFLAALEKEESIQQAFRYGVASGSATAFQDDLCQKDDVERLLSDIHVSNIN; from the coding sequence ATGATTTATACTTGTACATTAAACCCTTCCATTGACTACGTTATGAACGTCGAAGATTTTGAGCCCGGGGGTTTGAACCGTGCAAAAGAAACCTTCTATTATCCTGGAGGGAAAGGCATCAACGTTTCTCGTGTCATGAACCGTCTTGGTGTCAAAACAAAAGCGCTCGGGTATATCGGCGGCTTTACCGGCACCTTTGTTCAACAGTTTCTCGACGAAGAAACCATCGATCACGCTTTTATTCAAACATCTCAAACGACAAGAGTGAACGTAAAACTGAAAAGTAACATGGAAACAGAAATCAACGGCCCTGGAGCGGAAATAACAGCACCTCTACAGGAGAAGCTCTTAGAGCAAGTGAGGGATCTTTCCAATAGAGACACTCTCGTTCTTGCTGGAAGTCTTCCTTCGTCCCTGCCTTCCGATTTTTATATAACCATGGCTTCGATCTGTGCTGAAAATGGAGTAAAAGTCGTTGCCGATACATCAGGGGAAGCATTGGAGCAACTCCTTGGCCACCCACTCTTCCTATTGAAGCCGAACCATCATGAATTGGGTGAGCTTTTCAATGTAGAAATTGATACAAAAGAAAAAGCGGCTCAATACGGAAGGAAGTTGATTGATCAAGGTGTTGAGCACGTGATTGTATCGATGGGCGGTGAAGGTGCTGTGTATGTAGGCAGAAACCACGAAATGTTCGCTAATGTCCCTAAAGGTCATGTGAAAAACTCTGTTGGAGCTGGAGATTCCGTTGTCTCCGGTTTTCTAGCCGCACTGGAAAAAGAGGAATCAATCCAACAAGCTTTCCGTTATGGCGTGGCTTCAGGAAGTGCCACTGCTTTTCAGGATGATCTTTGTCAAAAAGATGATGTAGAACGATTACTATCTGATATCCACGTTTCCAATATAAACTAA
- a CDS encoding spore coat protein, whose product MNPNQGQNQKPQGQQMPQNMMNPNHGGHELFDAHEVIASLINMLDQYQMYAQHIQDPELQSIQQRQHAFVTQMYNTIVQSFSTGQDPAQDTQQYKMQQSNEVVYGIKPGQPKKPNQSVNELADNGLSAYMLGQTKTLATLLSMTALEMTNPVLRRVIADSVPNFIEMSYEVFLYQNKHGYYQVPQLQQQDMNQMLQSYTTASQGNMPH is encoded by the coding sequence ATGAATCCAAATCAAGGTCAAAACCAAAAACCGCAGGGACAACAAATGCCACAAAACATGATGAATCCAAACCACGGTGGTCATGAGTTATTTGATGCTCATGAAGTCATCGCAAGTTTAATCAATATGCTGGATCAATACCAAATGTATGCACAGCATATCCAGGACCCAGAGCTTCAAAGCATTCAGCAGCGTCAACATGCGTTTGTGACCCAAATGTACAATACGATTGTCCAGAGTTTCAGCACTGGTCAAGATCCAGCTCAAGATACACAACAATATAAAATGCAGCAAAGCAACGAAGTCGTTTACGGAATCAAACCAGGCCAGCCAAAGAAACCGAACCAATCGGTCAATGAACTCGCAGATAATGGGCTCTCTGCCTATATGCTGGGACAAACAAAGACGCTTGCAACTTTATTGTCTATGACAGCGCTTGAAATGACGAACCCTGTCCTGCGCCGTGTGATTGCAGATAGTGTCCCGAACTTCATCGAGATGAGTTATGAGGTTTTTCTTTATCAGAACAAACACGGGTACTACCAGGTTCCACAGTTGCAGCAACAAGACATGAACCAGATGTTACAGAGCTATACAACCGCGTCACAAGGTAACATGCCACACTAA